The following are from one region of the Odontesthes bonariensis isolate fOdoBon6 chromosome 16, fOdoBon6.hap1, whole genome shotgun sequence genome:
- the LOC142401936 gene encoding uncharacterized protein LOC142401936 — translation MDGQLQNTGPLGPKESSPNRSAEWTTRTTLPDLQDNAGQELRRSSGSPTNPDTHSSPCCLRTNTERTRKSFFPQAIRLLNSETRKNFTLHCTVYDCTLRDTAALQATSEELGTWLRAVDKSGLPGKFKAWLYQHGILPRLLWPLLVYNVPITTVECFERKVSSFLRKWLGLPRSLSSIALYGRNNKLKLPFSSLTEEFMAPRAREVLLYRDSSDIKVSSAGIEVRTGRKWCAQEAVNQAESRLRHSELVGTVATGRAGLGSNPRPSYNKAKGKERRQLIQEEVRAGVEEARCSRTVGMRQQGAWTRWEEAAARKVSWTDLWRSEPHRIKFLIQSVYDVLPSPSNLHRWGLAENPLCPLCQKAGTMEHILSCCPRALGEGRYRWRHDQVLRVIAEAISTGISTSKHLQPTRQAIAFVRAGEKPQQLRSEPGGLLATARDWQLIFDLGRQLKFPENIAVTTLRPDMVLVLETTRQVVLLELTVPWEDRIEEAFERKRAKYEELTSECQSRGWRTQCNPIEVGCRGFAGQSLIRALKMLGLKGLQNRRAIKNISDAAEKVSRWLWIKRGDLWANALKTQAGT, via the exons ATGGATGGGCAGCTACAAAATACAGGACCTCTTGGCCCTAAGGAAAGTAGTCCAAACCGCTCAGCTGAGTGGACTACCAGAACAACCCTACCCGACCTGCAGGACAATGCAGGTCAAGAGCTGAGAAGATCCTCAGGCAGCCCCACCAACCCGGACACTCActcctctccctgctgcctGAGAACCAACACTGAGAGGACGAGGAAAAGCTTCTTTCCCCAGGCCATCCGTCTGCTCAACAGTGA GACAAGGAAAAATTTCACTCTACATTGTACTGTCTATGACTGCACCTTGAGGGACACTGCAGCACTCCAAGCAACATCAGAGGAGTTGGGAACCTGGCTGAGGGCAGTGGACAAGTCAGGGCTACCAGGCaagtttaaagcctggctttaCCAGCATGGTATCCTGCCTCGACTCCTCTGGCCACTGCTGGTCTACAATGTGCCAATTACCACCGTCGAGTGCTTCGAGAGGAAGGTCAGCTCTTTCCTGCGGAAGTGGTTGGGCCTACCACGAAGCCTCAGCAGCATCGCCTTGTACGGGAGGAACAACAAACTTAAACTACCCTTCAGCAGTCtgacagaggagttcatggctCCCCGAGCAAGAGAGGTGCTGCTGTATAGGGACTCCAGTGACATCAAAGTCTCCTCGGCTGGCATAGAGGTGAGGACCGGCAGGAAGTGGTGTGCTCAAGAGGCAGTCAACCAGGCCGAGTCCCGCTTGCGGCACAGCGAGCTGGTGGGAACAGTGGCAACCGGACGGGCAGGACTAGGGAGCAACCCTAGGCCTTCCTACAACAAGGCTAAGGGGAAGGAAAGGCGTCAGCTGATCCAGGAAGAAGTCCGGGCAGGGGTGGAGGAAGCCCGCTGCAGTAGGACTGTAGGGATGCGTCAGCAGGGGGCATGGACCCGTTGGGAGGAGGCAGCGGCCCGGAAGGTTTCGTGGACAGACTTATGGCGATCTGAGCCACACCGGATCAAATTCCTCATCCAGTCGGTCTACGATGTCCTCCCAAGCCCATCCAACCTCCACCGCTGGGGCTTGGCTGAGAACCCACTGTGCCCTCTCTGCCAAAAAGCTGGAACGATGGAGCACATCCTGAGCTGCTGCCCAAGAGCACTAGGTGAGGGGCGCTATCGGTGGCGCCATGACCAAGTGCTACGGGTCATTGCTGAGGCCATCAGCACAGGGATTTCCACCAGCAAACACCTACAACCAACAAGGCAGGCCATCGCCTTTGTTAGGGCTGGGGAGAAGCCACAGCAGCTCAGGAGCGAACCAGGGGGACTGCTGGCAACAGCCAGGGACTGGCAGTTGATTTTTGACCTAGGGAGACAGCTCAAGTTTCCGGAGAACATCGCAGTGACCACACTCAGGCCAGACATGGTCCTGGTGTTGGAAACAACGAGGCAAGTGGTCCTGCTGGAGTTGACTGTTCCCTGGGAAGACAGAATAGAGGAGGCCTTTGAGAGGAAGAGGGCCAAGTATGAGGAGCTGACCAGTGAATGCCAAAGCAGGGGATGGAGGACCCAATGCAACCCCATCGAGGTCGGATGCAGAGGATTCGCTGGCCAGTCTCTTATCAGGGCACTCAAGATGCTGGGACTGAAAGGACTGCAAAACAGGAGAGCCATCAAGAACATCAGTGACGCAGCAGAAAAGGTGTCCAGATGGCTGTGGATCAAGCGGGGCGATCTGTGGGCAAATGCTCTTAAGACACAAGCCGGGACTTGA